A window of the Williamwhitmania taraxaci genome harbors these coding sequences:
- a CDS encoding DUF6175 family protein, translating to MGKKIGTFALLLIIVLGFALSGFSQAKKPTIMVVPSDVWCNKNGYMLEFDNQGAKVKVADYKAALQDNADLLLVISKINELMASRGFPLKNLESALKSLENESAESAMLSSKTGAGVVESPIDKLKKVAKADIWLQVTWVANQTGPKKSVTFNLQGLDAYSDKQVAGASGTGQPSFSAELPVLLEEAVLSHIDNFNVQLQSHFDDMFANGREVKMLVKLFDSSADDLETEYTVNGETLELVDAIDKWLDDNCKGGRYSRSDATATMARYEQVRIPMTKVDANGKERAIDTRNFVSDLRKYLSGAPFNLTSKVYQRGLGEAWLIIGEK from the coding sequence ATGGGCAAGAAAATTGGAACGTTTGCACTTCTTCTAATAATCGTGTTAGGCTTCGCACTTTCCGGCTTTTCGCAAGCAAAAAAACCAACCATTATGGTTGTTCCTAGTGATGTATGGTGCAACAAGAACGGCTACATGCTGGAATTCGATAACCAAGGAGCCAAGGTTAAGGTTGCAGACTACAAGGCAGCACTGCAGGACAACGCTGACCTGTTGTTGGTTATAAGCAAGATTAACGAGCTTATGGCGTCACGCGGATTCCCTCTTAAGAACTTAGAATCTGCACTCAAGTCGTTGGAAAACGAGAGTGCCGAATCTGCTATGCTCTCCAGTAAAACTGGAGCTGGAGTTGTGGAAAGTCCTATCGATAAGTTAAAAAAGGTTGCAAAGGCTGATATTTGGCTGCAAGTAACATGGGTTGCAAACCAAACCGGACCTAAAAAATCGGTTACATTTAACTTGCAAGGGCTAGATGCTTACAGCGACAAGCAGGTTGCAGGTGCTTCTGGTACCGGACAACCTTCCTTCTCGGCCGAGTTACCTGTATTGCTCGAGGAGGCTGTTTTATCGCATATCGACAACTTTAACGTTCAACTTCAGTCCCACTTCGACGATATGTTTGCTAACGGTCGTGAGGTAAAGATGCTGGTGAAATTGTTTGACAGCTCTGCGGATGACCTCGAAACGGAATATACCGTAAATGGAGAGACACTTGAACTCGTTGATGCAATTGACAAATGGCTTGACGATAACTGCAAAGGTGGGCGTTATAGCCGTAGCGATGCAACTGCTACCATGGCTCGCTACGAGCAGGTTCGGATCCCTATGACTAAGGTTGATGCCAATGGTAAGGAGAGAGCAATTGATACCCGTAATTTTGTTTCTGATTTGCGGAAGTATCTTTCCGGAGCTCCGTTTAACCTTACCAGCAAGGTATACCAGCGCGGATTAGGAGAGGCTTGGTTGATTATTGGTGAGAAATAG
- a CDS encoding ExbD/TolR family protein, whose product MARKVQEINAGSMADIAFLLLIFFLMATTMNVDSGLSRMLPPMPTDVQVKGPDVKQRNVFIVLVNKFDMLLVNGQPMDVHMLRDKTKEFVLNPNDDPNLSEKKMDNIEGLGEWPVSKGVVSLQNDRGTSYKMYMTVQNELVAAYNELRDNLASEKFGKKYDKLTAEEQTIVKDVFPQRISEAEPKDVK is encoded by the coding sequence ATGGCAAGAAAAGTTCAGGAGATTAATGCTGGTTCAATGGCTGACATCGCGTTCTTGTTGCTCATCTTCTTCTTGATGGCAACTACTATGAACGTGGATTCTGGCCTATCGCGCATGTTACCACCAATGCCTACCGATGTACAGGTGAAAGGTCCTGACGTTAAGCAAAGAAACGTATTTATCGTTTTGGTAAACAAGTTCGATATGTTGCTGGTAAATGGACAGCCTATGGACGTTCATATGCTCCGTGATAAAACAAAAGAGTTCGTTCTCAACCCCAACGACGATCCAAATCTTTCTGAAAAGAAGATGGATAATATTGAAGGGCTTGGAGAGTGGCCTGTATCCAAGGGCGTGGTTTCGCTTCAAAACGATAGGGGAACCAGCTACAAGATGTACATGACTGTGCAAAATGAACTGGTAGCAGCCTACAACGAACTTCGCGACAATTTGGCTTCGGAAAAATTTGGTAAGAAGTATGACAAACTTACTGCAGAGGAGCAAACCATCGTGAAGGATGTATTCCCTCAGCGTATATCTGAGGCTGAACCTAAAGACGTAAAATAG
- a CDS encoding alkaline phosphatase: protein MRRVLLFAIGLLLCSFTWAQKETPPKYIFFFIGDGMGISQVNSAEVYLQTTTKSNARLSFTTFPEVGFATTFAANRYITCSAAAGTALATGSKTNINYIGINPQKDTLISFASELKNRGFAVGIITSVSVDHATPACFYAHVDDRNKYYEIGTHLTKSGFDFFAGSTLLRPSGPKGDLYAMAKKSGYKIFLGPNKIDSIRVSKGPAVWLATADSSMSSLTSEIDRGVDDITLPQFTKAAIAKLEKQGSFFLMAEGGKIDWSCHSNDAAGAIHEVLDFSSAIEVALEFYKKHPDQTLIVVTADHETGGFSLGNNANHYDSYIHRLSGQKMSYDLLVNIMEKEVFSQPDAASGFEKALEILKVQTALGDSTKGLKLVNADIENLRNAYNETLKGRTNPKPMYSKSSKFIATAIGLLNKKAGIGWTSGSHTGLPVPVFAIGCGANRFSSFMDNTDIPKNILQLTIPKR, encoded by the coding sequence ATGAGAAGGGTATTATTATTTGCAATTGGTCTGCTTCTTTGCAGTTTTACGTGGGCTCAAAAGGAGACCCCACCAAAATATATCTTCTTTTTTATTGGAGATGGGATGGGTATTTCTCAGGTTAATAGTGCCGAAGTTTACCTTCAAACTACTACAAAGAGTAACGCAAGGTTAAGTTTTACCACGTTTCCTGAAGTTGGATTTGCCACTACATTCGCTGCAAATCGTTATATTACTTGTTCTGCTGCTGCTGGTACCGCACTAGCAACTGGGAGCAAAACCAATATTAATTATATTGGCATAAATCCGCAGAAAGATACTTTAATTTCGTTTGCTTCAGAACTCAAAAACAGGGGTTTTGCCGTTGGAATAATTACAAGTGTTAGCGTTGACCATGCAACGCCCGCTTGCTTTTATGCCCATGTTGACGATCGCAATAAATATTATGAAATTGGAACCCATCTTACAAAGTCGGGATTCGACTTCTTTGCCGGTTCAACCTTACTCCGCCCAAGTGGTCCAAAAGGTGATTTATATGCCATGGCTAAAAAATCGGGATATAAAATATTTTTAGGACCCAATAAAATTGACTCTATTCGTGTTTCCAAAGGGCCTGCTGTTTGGCTAGCCACTGCCGACTCGTCAATGAGTTCGCTTACCTCCGAAATTGATAGGGGCGTTGACGATATTACCCTTCCTCAGTTTACTAAAGCCGCGATAGCCAAACTTGAGAAGCAGGGTAGTTTCTTTTTGATGGCTGAGGGAGGTAAGATAGACTGGTCGTGCCACTCCAACGACGCCGCCGGTGCTATTCATGAAGTGCTTGATTTCTCCAGTGCCATTGAAGTTGCTCTTGAATTCTACAAAAAACATCCTGATCAAACACTAATCGTTGTAACCGCCGACCACGAAACTGGTGGTTTTTCATTGGGAAATAATGCCAATCATTATGATTCCTACATTCATCGGTTATCAGGGCAAAAAATGTCGTATGATTTGCTGGTAAACATTATGGAGAAAGAGGTTTTCTCCCAACCCGATGCTGCTTCTGGTTTCGAAAAAGCATTAGAGATATTAAAGGTTCAAACTGCACTTGGTGATTCCACAAAAGGTTTGAAACTAGTAAATGCAGATATTGAAAACCTTCGAAATGCCTATAATGAGACACTAAAAGGCCGGACGAATCCAAAACCAATGTATTCTAAGTCGTCCAAATTTATTGCAACGGCCATAGGGTTGTTAAATAAAAAGGCAGGTATTGGTTGGACTAGCGGATCACACACAGGACTGCCGGTTCCTGTTTTTGCGATAGGTTGTGGGGCAAATCGCTTTAGTTCTTTTATGGACAATACTGATATCCCCAAAAACATACTACAGCTTACTATTCCGAAACGATAA
- a CDS encoding DUF1987 domain-containing protein, with product MNSIFLKGTSQYPDITLDKATGRFEFSGNSIPEDAKEFFSPLFEWLDEYIANPNQETVVYFKMSYYNTPSSKMFFHIFKKLELLKQKGNVVRVKWTYTEEDMDMRDAGHDFAENTTVPVELIVIPEED from the coding sequence ATGAACAGCATTTTCTTAAAAGGGACTTCTCAATACCCGGATATCACTCTCGACAAAGCGACAGGAAGGTTCGAATTCTCCGGAAACTCAATACCCGAGGATGCTAAGGAGTTTTTCAGTCCGCTATTTGAGTGGTTGGATGAATACATCGCTAATCCCAACCAGGAAACAGTGGTTTACTTCAAGATGAGTTACTACAATACTCCTTCATCAAAAATGTTCTTCCACATATTCAAAAAACTTGAACTACTCAAGCAAAAAGGGAATGTAGTTCGAGTAAAATGGACCTACACAGAGGAAGACATGGATATGCGCGATGCTGGTCACGATTTTGCCGAGAATACAACAGTACCGGTAGAACTTATTGTAATACCCGAAGAAGATTGA
- a CDS encoding ExbD/TolR family protein, with translation MAKFRKEGSKETPAVSTASLPDIVFMLLFFFMVSTSMREVSLMVSLKLPDATEVTKLEKKSLVSYVYIGPPTKQFVGLYGTEPRIQLNDVFKSMTDIRDFVASERDKLNENDQAFLTVSMKIDSDTRMGIVTDLKQELRKASALKVSYASHKTDKMQ, from the coding sequence ATGGCAAAGTTTAGAAAAGAAGGTTCAAAAGAAACCCCAGCGGTATCTACCGCTTCTCTTCCTGACATTGTGTTCATGTTGCTATTCTTCTTCATGGTAAGTACCTCCATGCGTGAAGTGTCGCTTATGGTAAGTTTAAAGTTACCTGATGCAACTGAAGTAACAAAGTTAGAAAAGAAGTCGCTGGTAAGCTATGTATACATTGGCCCCCCTACAAAGCAGTTTGTTGGGCTTTATGGAACAGAGCCTCGGATTCAGTTAAATGATGTATTTAAGAGCATGACCGACATTCGAGATTTTGTGGCCTCTGAGCGCGACAAACTCAATGAAAACGATCAGGCATTCTTAACTGTGTCTATGAAAATTGATTCTGACACCAGAATGGGAATTGTTACCGATCTAAAGCAGGAGTTGCGTAAAGCATCTGCACTTAAGGTTAGTTATGCTTCTCATAAAACGGATAAAATGCAGTAG